From one Malus sylvestris chromosome 1, drMalSylv7.2, whole genome shotgun sequence genomic stretch:
- the LOC126613859 gene encoding uncharacterized protein LOC126613859 — protein MQLRKMWSLIHTNYLEKMGGSKTKESMSSRWKLLSQSFTIWRDALAQASSNLRSGENYTDQLIQAQAWYGAKTKTKNKSFNRWECWNIVKDCPKFRVVSVGLEVVMNSTPLYSTPDNGSQEDDAEEVPETPIPEQASGSTRYPIRPQGKKASKRKGSASKHDYAKYMEELTHHSELTLAREMAKFEADKARDEAKVAAVEREFEANQRERDLLR, from the exons atgcaattGCGaaaaatgtggagtcttattcataccaattatcttgagaaaatgggtgggaGTAAAACCAAAGAATCAATGTCtagtcgttggaaattacttagccaatcgtttactatttggagagacgccttggcacaagctagtagtaatcttcgaagtggggaaaattacacggatcag CtaattcaagcacaagcttggtatggtgccaaaaccaaaaccaaaaataaatcgttcaaccggtgggaatgttggaatattgtcaaagattgtcctaaattcagagttgtgtCTGTCGGTCTAGAAGTTGTCATGAACAGCACCCCGCTATACTCTACACCTGATAATGGCTCGCAAGAAGATGATGCAGAAGAAGTGCCCGAAACGCCCATccctgaacaagcgtcgggttcgacccgttatccaattaggcctcaaggtaagaaggcttcaaagagaaaaggaagtgcTTCCAAgcatgattatgcaaagtacaTGGAAGAACTTACTCACCATagtgaattgactttggcgcGGGAAATGGcgaaatttgaggctgataaggctagagatgaggcaaaAGTTGCAGCTGTTGAGAGAGAATTTGAAGCTaatcagagagaaagagatctACTTAGGTAA